Below is a window of Mucilaginibacter ginkgonis DNA.
AAGCCCGCCACCCATTACCGACCAAGACGAACGTTTCCCGGGACATTACCTGCGCTATGACGACCTCACTTACAGGGAATTACCTTTGACCGAAAATTTGAGTGAGACTATGACCCGCGCTTTACCCTTCTGGCATGAGCGCATAGTGCCTGCGCTACGGTCTGATCAAAAGGTGATCATTTGTGCGCATGGCAACAGCCTTAGGGCGCTGATACAATACATCGAAAACTTAAGCGATGAAGAAGTAACCAGGCTTGATATCCCGACCGCCAAGCCATGGGTATACGAACTGGACGACCGGCTAAATAGCACCAAACATTACTACATAGAATGATCAGTCGTGAATTTTAACGCGTTTAAAAGTCATCTTCACGTTTGGGTCGCGCATCATTTTCTGCTCCTCGGGTGTAAAACTTTCACGGCCGCCAAAATCCTGTACCCAATATAGCCCGTTGCGGGCTATACCAATCTCTTTAAAAGAGGGGTTCATCAGGTTTTTGCAATGGCCTTCGCTTTGGAACCAGCCGTCAGTCACTTCAGCGATACTGCGCTGGCCATAAGCTATGTTTTCGCCAATGGCAAAACTGCGGTAGCCCTTAAAGATATAACCAGCCATTACAATACGGTCCTC
It encodes the following:
- a CDS encoding CAP domain-containing protein, translating into MKRKILAGLALFIITISSSFTVANDAVPSDAFKQEFLYRINKVRAVGCDCGNKHMPPVPPLTWNDFLTVSAAGHAQDMNYQNYFSHDSKDGRNIEDRIVMAGYIFKGYRSFAIGENIAYGQRSIAEVTDGWFQSEGHCKNLMNPSFKEIGIARNGLYWVQDFGGRESFTPEEQKMMRDPNVKMTFKRVKIHD